The genome window GCCAAGAGCCTCCTTGCAAAGGGGGCCAAGGGGCAGAAGCTCCTCTGGGGGAGCAGCAGCACCAAGGACCCCGCCTACAGCGACATCAAGTACGTGCAGGAGCTCATAGCCCCCGATACGGTAAACACGATGCCCGAGACGACGATGGACGCCTTCCGGGACCACGGCACGGTGCGCGTCTTCATAGAGGACGACCTGGACAGGGCCCGCGCCCTGCACACCGACCTCGGCTCCGTGGGCATCGACATGGAGGAGGTCTGCCGGGAGCTGGAGCAGGAAGGCGTCAAGAAGTTCTCCGACAGCTACTTCGCCCTTCTGGAGTTCATCGGGCAGAAGAAGAAGGCCTTTGCCCGCTAGAAAGGAGGCCCCATGCAGATAGGAATGGTCGGACTGGGCAAGATGGGCTATAACATGTGCCTCCGCATGAAGGACGAGCACGAGGTGGTGGCCTATAACCGCTCCCCGGGCAAGGTGGACCGGATAAAGGAAGAGGGGGTCGAGGGAGCCTACTCCCTGGAGGAGATGGTCCAGAAGCTCAAAAGGCCCAGGACCGTCTGGGTCATGGTGCCCGCGGGCAAGCCCGTGGAGGAGAACCTCGCGGCCCTGAAGGGCCTTCTCGAG of Nitrospirota bacterium contains these proteins:
- a CDS encoding transaldolase family protein translates to AKSLLAKGAKGQKLLWGSSSTKDPAYSDIKYVQELIAPDTVNTMPETTMDAFRDHGTVRVFIEDDLDRARALHTDLGSVGIDMEEVCRELEQEGVKKFSDSYFALLEFIGQKKKAFAR